From the Huiozyma naganishii CBS 8797 chromosome 2, complete genome genome, one window contains:
- the CHS5 gene encoding Chs5p (similar to Saccharomyces cerevisiae CHS5 (YLR330W); ancestral locus Anc_4.156), which yields MSSMEVVLTVGKLDVSLALLTTADHHVIEFPTMLLPDNVRAGSIVTMKVSENVKEEQKQKETFAEIQKIILNKYGTNKPSAPVLKTVNVTQTSCVLAWDPLKLGSSKLKSLILYREGVRSTVIPNPFKVTATKISGLSVDVPYEFQLRLNTTSGQFWSEKIKVRTHKMTDMSGITVCLGPLDPLLNINDRQIIDCLSSIGARRLQKRVSIDTTHFVCNDVDNEDDEELTKAKNSNIPIVKPEWIRACAVEKRIVGVRGFYLDADPSILANYPFPPAKTGELTDDQKPVDDTVASAKPLPSEPESDEREGAENDNPQSSLGEDAQSSEIREPTSFKHVATSESELEAHDDAEERVEERDSAASALEERGIEDSTIVSSGTDVLATEERATEEQATEDPANEENTAEEPAEEPAEESAEEPATEEIIAEETTAEEPAAEEPVAEEPVAEEPVIAESTTEEPAIQEPATEEPTAEEPTAEEPTAEEPVTEDPTTEVPATQEPVAEEAAAEEPVTEKPTIQEPIAEAPITAEPAPEEPTTEEPAVQEPAVQEPVSEEPVYENAVTEEPVTEVPAPEEPVTEETVAGAPIAEEPATEEPAGDEQATPAAEEQASPGPSAGSNPGSQKSKNQKKKKGKNKKRW from the coding sequence ATGTCTTCCATGGAAGTTGTTCTTACTGTGGGGAAACTTGATGTTTCACTCGCGCTATTGACAACGGCAGACCACCACGTTATAGAATTTCCTACAATGTTGCTTCCCGATAACGTCAGAGCTGGCTCCATTGTGACAATGAAAGTGAGCGAGAATGTCAAGGAGGAGCAGAAACAGAAGGAGACATTTGCGGAAATCCAAAAGATtatcttgaacaaatacGGGACGAACAAACCAAGTGCACCAGTCCTGAAGACTGTTAATGTGACTCAAACCAGTTGTGTTCTTGCGTGGGACCCCTTGAAGCTTGGCTCATCGAAATTGAAGTCCTTGATTCTGTATAGGGAAGGGGTTCGCTCCACGGTGATTCCAAATCCTTTTAAAGTCACTGCCACGAAGATTTCAGGGTTATCCGTTGACGTGCCATACGAGTTCCAGTTGAGGCTGAATACCACCTCGGGTCAATTTTGGTCAGAGAAGATCAAAGTACGCACGCACAAAATGACGGATATGTCCGGTATTACTGTGTGCTTAGGTCCCCTGGACCCGCTACTAAACATCAACGACAGACAAATTATTGACTGTCTGTCGTCGATAGGAGCTAGAAGACTGCAGAAGCGCGTTTCTATTGACACGACGCATTTTGTCTGCAATGATGTGGACAACGAGGACGATGAAGAGCTAACAAAGGCtaagaacagcaacatccCCATCGTGAAACCGGAATGGATTAGAGCTTGTGCTGTGGAAAAAAGGATTGTTGGTGTCAGAGGGTTTTACTTGGATGCTGATCCAAGTATTTTGGCAAATTACCCTTTTCCACCTGCAAAGACGGGTGAATTGACTGATGATCAGAAACCGGTGGATGATACTGTCGCATCAGCGAAACCTCTCCCCTCAGAACCGGAAAGCGATGAGAGGGAAGGCGCTGAGAACGATAATCCACAATCCAGCTTGGGAGAAGATGCCCAATCCAGTGAAATAAGGGAGCCTACTAGCTTTAAGCACGTAGCTACTAGTGAAAGTGAATTGGAAGCGCACGACGATGCGGAAGAAAGGGTAGAAGAGAGGGATAGCGCTGCTTCTGCCCTGGAAGAGCGTGGAATTGAAGACTCAACCATCGTAAGTTCAGGCACAGACGTGCTAGCTACGGAGGAACGGGCTACAGAGGAACAGGCTACTGAAGATCCAGCTAATGAAGAGAACACTGCCGAGGAACCTGCCGAGGAACCTGCCGAGGAATCTGCCGAGGAACCTGCTACCGAGGAGATAATCGCCGAAGAGACGACTGCAGAGGAACCAGCTGCTGAAGAGCCAGTCGCGGAAGAGCCAGTAGCGGAAGAACCAGTTATAGCGGAGTCAACCACAGAAGAGCCAGCAATCCAAGAACCAGCTACCGAGGAGCCAACTGCCGAGGAGCCAACTGCCGAGGAGCCAACTGCTGAAGAGCCTGTTACTGAAGACCCAACTACCGAAGTGCCAGCTACTCAAGAACCAGTAGCGGAAGAAGCAGCTGCGGAAGAGCCAGTTACCGAAAAACCAACTATCCAAGAACCTATTGCTGAAGCGCCAATTACAGCAGAACCAGCTCCGgaagaaccaacaacagaagAACCAGCTGTCCAAGAACCAGCTGTCCAAGAACCAGTTTCCGAAGAACCAGTTTACGAAAACGCTGTCACTGAAGAGCCAGTCACTGAAGTGCCAGCTCCAGAAGAACCAGTcactgaagaaactgttgCTGGAGCACCAATAGCGGAAGAGCCAGCTACAGAAGAACCAGCCGGCGATGAGCAGGCTACGCCAGCTGCGGAAGAACAGGCCTCGCCAGGACCCTCCGCCGGCAGCAACCCGGGTTCGCAGAAGTCAAAgaaccagaagaagaagaagggcaaaaacaagaaacggTGGTAG
- the MID2 gene encoding Mid2p (similar to Saccharomyces cerevisiae MTL1 (YGR023W) and MID2 (YLR332W); ancestral locus Anc_4.159) has translation MVSYSRVGLLLLALVSYVNGQQQGNNGGGGGNNNNNNNNNNNNNNGTTPTRSLGSVAVVSNTATFSTDAISSSILVALSNTRQPFSSSIQRRSSEAVSSRVISSLRVSSSVQRSAERSVSSVSSSRQLSSVSRSVSAVVSSSRPVRASSSIVSSFFSSSVSSTVSSTVSSTVPSSSSFSSSSSSSRATSSSTDTSETSTRSTPRDASRTITSVIEGQTILSNFYMTMTITPSASSTGTKKSSQAHHGLSSKNKKIVIGCVVGLGVPFLILLAVVVYFVCIKPKKTDFIDSNGNVVTAYKTNAILRLWHKIVGKNVSYEEYDSKIPLGGDSSDEELSLSHHADSVGDPFRGDSPPTDNNSNGAAGPMRTSSARQPRSHELMLDEEKYYDEHGNELNAKNY, from the coding sequence ATGGTGAGTTATAGCAGGGTAGGTTTGCTCCTGCTGGCGTTGGTATCATATGTGAACGGCCAACAACAAGGAAATaacggtggtggtggtggtaataataataataataataacaacaacaacaataataataatggTACGACGCCGACGAGAAGTTTGGGTTCGGTGGCGGTAGTCTCTAATACTGCGACTTTTTCTACAGATGCAATAAGTTCCTCCATATTAGTGGCATTGTCCAATACAAGACAGCCGTTTTCGTCATCGATACAGCGACGTTCCTCGGAGGCAGTCTCCTCGAGGGTAATCAGTTCCCTCAGGGTATCGTCGTCTGTACAGAGGAGTGCCGAGAGAAGTGTTAGTAGcgtcagcagcagccgACAGCTCTCGAGTGTAAGTCGGTCTGTGTCCGCGGTGGtgagttcttcaagacCGGTACGGGCGTCTTCGAGTATCGTGTCGTCCTTCTTTTCGTCATCGGTATCGTCCACGGTATCGTCCACGGTATCGTCAACGGTGCCCTCAAGCAGTTCATTCTCGTCGAGTTCGTCAAGTTCGCGAGCCACTTCCTCTAGCACGGATACCTCAGAGACGAGCACGCGGAGCACACCGAGAGACGCATCCCGCACAATAACGAGTGTCATAGAGGGACAGACGATTCTGTCGAATTTCTACATGACAATGACAATCACTCCCTCTGCGTCGTCGACGGGCACGAAGAAGTCCTCACAGGCGCACCACGGGCTCTcatccaagaacaagaagattgTCATCGGGTGCGTCGTCGGGCTGGGCGTGCCCTTTTTGATCCTGCTAGCCGTGGTCGTGTACTTCGTGTGCATCAAGCCAAAGAAGACGGACTTCATCGACTCGAACGGGAACGTCGTCACTGCATACAAGACGAACGCGATCCTGAGACTGTGGCATAAGATCGTTGGGAAAAACGTCTCGTACGAGGAGTACGACTCGAAGATCCCACTCGGTGGGGACTCCTCAGATGAAGAGTTGTCACTATCGCATCACGCGGACAGCGTGGGGGACCCGTTCCGCGGTGACAGCCCGCCCACTGACAATAACAGCAACGGTGCCGCGGGACCCATGAGAACATCGTCTGCGCGACAGCCCCGCTCGCACGAACTCATGctggacgaggagaagtACTACGATGAGCACGGCAACGAGTTGAACGCGAAGAACTACTAG
- the EFB1 gene encoding translation elongation factor 1 subunit beta (similar to Saccharomyces cerevisiae EFB1 (YAL003W); ancestral locus Anc_4.130): MSYTDFSKLETLSALNKVLANQSYVEGTEASQADVTAYNSFKKAYPNFTRWANHIAAKADEFASFPAASGADAAAEDDDEDVDLFGSDDEEADAEAERVKAERIAQYNAKKASKPPKPAAKSIVTMDVKPWDDETDMDQLTANVTAIEMDGLNWGAHKLIPIGFGIKKLQINCVVEDDKVSLDELQQQIEEDEDHVQSTDIAAMQKL, encoded by the coding sequence ATGTCCTACACTGACTTCTCCAAGCTTGAGACTCTATCTGCCTTGAACAAGGTCCTGGCCAACCAGTCCTACGTCGAGGGTACCGAGGCCTCCCAGGCTGACGTCACCGCGTACAACAGCTTCAAGAAGGCGTACCCAAACTTCACCAGGTGGGCCAACCACATCGCTGCCAAGGCCGATGAGTTTGCCTCCTTCCCAGCTGCCTCTGGTGCTGATGCCGCTGccgaggacgacgacgaggacgtcGACCTGTTCGGTtccgatgacgaagaagcCGACGCTGAGGCCGAGAGAGTCAAGGCGGAGAGAATTGCTCAGTACAACGCCAAGAAGGCCAGCAAGCCACCTAAGCCAGCTGCCAAGTCCATTGTCACCATGGATGTCAAGCCATGGGATGACGAGACCGACATGGACCAATTGACCGCCAACGTCACCGCCATCGAAATGGACGGGTTGAACTGGGGTGCTCACAAGTTGATTCCAATCGGGTTCGGTATCAAGAAGTTGCAAATCAACTGTGTTGTCGAGGACGACAAGGTCTCTCTAGACGAATTGCAACAACagattgaagaagatgaggacCATGTCCAATCCACCGACATCGCAGCCATGCAAAAGTTGTAA
- the SFH1 gene encoding Sfh1p (similar to Saccharomyces cerevisiae SFH1 (YLR321C); ancestral locus Anc_4.131), with the protein MPGSQEHTFVLLPQAYLSNFHNRVRFEDVALLAASQQARAHKRAKVVNYAEFDTDLFDDLQRAGDFDGEYGDGGDLAGTEDGEGRGEWGRREVVRWMGRMAGEAIGGVGTGGGAAGESADGVGTGAGAGAAGTHQVSRKNKLPDLDSQDDMISILKYPKVRDTFQQSKVVRPYRLNLGQQQQHQQVPAEQPIIVPVSLNLEHNGNQITDQFTWNLNDHTITPEQFATIYARDLDFNSPQGGYGSGSGSGAGGGSGNNNSNSNNSSSSAQFQAQVVQAINEAVQEWGTLASMKITTDLQVIVNLTCNLQNLYYEDNFQWNLNENAEMSPEQFAEIVVQDLGLTREFMPLIACAIHATLLRVKKDWTEGHLNQDTVANEAAFGYLAGVRLDVEELGGNWCPRVEILTGQEIQRREIEKERNLRRLKRESDRMGRRGRRRMEDLDTTLRM; encoded by the coding sequence ATGCCCGGGTCACAAGAGCACACGTTTGTGCTGCTGCCGCAGGCGTACCTGTCGAATTTCCACAACAGGGTACGGTTCGAGGATGTGGCGCTTCTGGCCGCGTCGCAGCAGGCTCGTGCTCACAAGAGGGCGAAAGTGGTCAATTACGCGGAGTTTGACACGGATCTGTTTGATGACCTGCAGCGGGCCGGAGACTTCGATGGAGAATATGGTGACGGCGGTGATTTGGCCGGTACGGAAGATGGTGAGGGCCGCGGTGAGTGGGGTCGTCGGGAGGTGGTGCGCTGGATGGGGCGGATGGCAGGGGAGGCGATCGGGGGTGTAGGtaccggtggtggtgctgcCGGTGAGAGTGCAGACGGAGTCGGTACAGGcgctggtgctggtgcggCCGGTACGCACCAGGTTTCTCGCAAAAATAAGTTGCCCGACCTTGACTCGCAGGACGATATGATTAGCATACTCAAGTACCCGAAGGTGAGGGACACGTTCCAACAGAGCAAAGTGGTCAGGCCGTACAGGCTGAACCTGGgacagcagcaacaacatCAGCAAGTTCCTGCAGAGCAGCCTATTATAGTGCCCGTGTCGCTGAATTTGGAGCACAACGGGAACCAGATCACGGACCAGTTCACGTGGAACTTGAACGACCACACTATCACCCCAGAGCAGTTTGCCACGATATACGCGAGAGACTTGGACTTTAATTCGCCTCAAGGTGGGTACGGCAGCGGTAGCGGTagcggtgctggtggtggcagcggtaacaacaacagcaacagcaacaacagcagctcGAGTGCGCAGTTCCAGGCACAGGTCGTGCAGGCGATAAACGAAGCCGTACAAGAGTGGGGTACCCTCGCGTCGATGAAGATCACCACGGACTTGCAAGTGATCGTCAACTTGACGTGCAACCTGCAGAACCTGTACTACGAGGACAACTTCCAGTGGAACCTGAACGAGAACGCAGAGATGAGCCCAGAACAGTTTGCAGAGATCGTCGTGCAAGATTTGGGGCTCACTCGAGAATTCATGCCGCTGATCGCGTGTGCGATCCACGCGACACTGCTTCGCGTCAAAAAAGATTGGACGGAGGGACACCTGAACCAGGACACCGTGGCGAACGAGGCCGCGTTCGGGTACCTCGCTGGCGTACGGCTCGACGTAGAGGAGCTTGGCGGGAACTGGTGTCCCAGAGTCGAGATCCTGACGGGACAAGAGATACAGAGGAGGGAGATCGAGAAGGAGAGGAATCTCAGAAGACTCAAGAGGGAGTCCGACAGGATGGGCCGCAGGGGCCGCAGGCGGATGGAGGACCTCGACACGACGCTGAGGATGTGA
- the NUP60 gene encoding FG-nucleoporin NUP60 (similar to Saccharomyces cerevisiae NUP60 (YAR002W); ancestral locus Anc_4.125), protein MTSSKGSKSFRQWNSVAPYRDPVVKVTNRKPSFLSKMRTLFKSGHGEGEEHSSVKRRSGLSQGDENVAQVPGGFFEVDQRSLDEFKSNSRVSSRGAGMSMTEDGSRVSRTADDTQLRQEQGDESEANVSNAKLANFFAEKGDVPLTDIELEGVMSLLQKSKKFESRNSSFANATAPVISKDDHYTPDRLFKNNRVLSTSSTMANSSFKVPTFTPKYENQTGGSRNYSLRSISSAAGSDASNTSARRVFDYSGMPSPYRAVVLKYNSATKKCPRNKDVRRRSMSQLEHGSVKTSKQNNSVTKMARQKPEKKLSNVASALVTLLDNNDNNANTTVTTNTTTTRTQNGTSQLANPYSSYAHKHKPLPPLLDDKPSEQPQKTGLSLPPPPPIKENVDTIDVKAPPPGPITSSDLAERPTGSTDTKQDTASALEQERVKLHQPVRSSSLRSNVVVAPTPATEPVTKKTQQVKPVAKSVAPSTPAFSFGFGKSEATTPFKPLPMAAPVEDTKKPAVAALPLAELKKPEPTMSKSAERISPAEQEEYTFDFDTPSSSNVDVSGIDDTEVDKYKSMFVF, encoded by the coding sequence ATGACGTCTTCCAAGGGATCGAAGTCGTTCCGCCAGTGGAACAGTGTGGCTCCCTACAGGGACCCCGTAGTGAAGGTGACGAACAGGAAGCCGTCGTTTCTGTCCAAGATGAGGACTCTGTTCAAGAGCGGTCACGGTGAGGGTGAGGAACATAGCAGTGTGAAGAGGCGTTCCGGTTTGTCTCAGGGGGATGAGAACGTCGCTCAAGTGCCCGGGGGGTTTTTCGAGGTGGACCAGCGGTCGCTGGACGAGTTTAAGAGTAACAGCAGAGTGAGCTCGCGTGGTGCTGGGATGTCAATGACAGAAGATGGGTCACGCGTGAGCCGTACTGCGGATGATACACAACTGCGGCAGGAACAAGGGGACGAATCCGAGGCAAACGTGTCTAATGCCAAACTGGCGAACTTCTTTGCTGAGAAGGGAGACGTGCCCCTGACAGATATCGAGTTGGAAGGAGTGATGTCGCTTTTGCagaaatcgaagaagtTTGAGTCGCGCAATTCGTCGTTTGCCAATGCTACCGCACCGGTGATCAGTAAGGATGACCACTATACCCCCGACAGactgttcaagaacaaccGAGTCCTCTCCACGTCTTCCACGATGGCAAACTCGTCGTTTAAAGTGCCCACGTTTACGCCCAAATACGAGAATCAAACTGGCGGGAGCAGAAATTACAGTCTGAGAAGCATATCCAGCGCAGCAGGCAGCGATGCGTCGAATACCTCCGCAAGAAGGGTGTTTGACTATTCCGGTATGCCATCACCGTACAGGGCCGTGGTGCTCAAGTACAACTCTGCCACCAAAAAGTGTCCACGCAACAAAGATGTCCGTCGTAGGTCGATGTCGCAGTTGGAACACGGCAGCGTTAAGACTAGCAAGCAAAACAATTCTGTGACGAAAATGGCAAGACAGAAAccagagaagaagttgagCAATGTCGCATCTGCACTGGTCACACTACTGGATAATAACGATAATAACGCTAATACTACCGTTACTACTAATACTACGACGACCAGAACGCAAAATGGCACATCGCAACTGGCGAACCCGTACTCCTCTTACgcacacaaacacaaaccGCTGCCGCCACTATTGGACGACAAACCCTCTGAGCAGCCTCAGAAAACAGGGTTGTCCTTACCTCCGCCTCCACCAATCAAGGAGAACGTTGACACAATTGACGTGAAGGCTCCGCCACCGGGACCAATCACCAGCAGTGATTTAGCGGAGAGACCCACGGGGTCTACTGATACAAAACAAGATACCGCATCCGCGCTGGAACAAGAACGGGTCAAACTGCACCAACCTGTACGGTCTTCCTCGCTTCGTTCAAATGTCGTCGTCGCACCCACGCCTGCAACGGAACCggtgacgaagaagacgcAACAAGTCAAACCAGTGGCCAAATCCGTTGCGCCGTCGACACCTGCATTTTCATTTGGGTTTGGTAAGAGCGAGGCAACCACTCCGTTTAAACCATTACCTATGGCGGCCCCAGTGGAAGATACGAAAAAACCCGCCGTGGCCGCTTTACCACTTGCAGAGCTCAAGAAACCGGAACCCACAATGTCCAAGTCCGCAGAGAGGATATCCCCCGCCGAACAAGAAGAGTATACGTTCGATTTTGACACGCCTTCGAGTTCCAACGTCGATGTGTCGGGCATAGACGACACGGAAGTCGACAAATACAAGTCCATGTTCGTATTCTGA
- the ERP1 gene encoding Erp1p (similar to Saccharomyces cerevisiae ERP1 (YAR002C-A) and ERP6 (YGL002W); ancestral locus Anc_4.124) — translation MIGFSGVQLVSAALLGLLLFPTQVFGFYYYSNGGERRCFQKELTKGTYIQGKYRVSVFDTALNTYQDVSPQDFGLTVDIEEIFDDNQRVVHQKGSPMGDFTFVALESGEHRICLQPQATGWLSKTKTKVELEFEVGSDAKLDSKRKKTMESLQDKVNMLSSKVMQIKLEQQLMRDREAQFRDLSENVNSRAMWWAVIQIIVLATTCVWQMKHLGSFFVKQKVL, via the coding sequence ATGATAGGGTTCTCTGGTGTTCAATTGGTGAGCGCGGCTCTTCTTGGGCTGCTTCTGTTCCCAACGCAGGTTTTCGGGTTCTACTACTACAGCAACGGTGGGGAGCGTAGATGTTTCCAAAAGGAGTTGACAAAGGGCACGTACATCCAGGGGAAGTACCGTGTCTCTGTGTTTGACACTGCGCTGAACACGTACCAGGACGTGTCCCCTCAGGACTTCGGACTCACGGTCGATATCGAGGAGATCTTCGACGATAACCAGCGCGTCGTCCACCAGAAGGGTTCGCCCATGGGTGACTTCACTTTCGTCGCGTTGGAGTCCGGGGAGCACAGGATCTGCCTGCAACCTCAAGCCACTGGGTGGTTGAGCAAGACCAAGACTAAAGTGGAATTGGAGTTCGAGGTCGGTTCCGACGCGAAACTCGACTCGAAGCGGAAGAAGACGATGGAGTCCCTACAGGACAAAGTCAACATGCTTTCCTCCAAAGTGATGCAGATCAAGCTTGAACAGCAGCTTATGAGAGACCGTGAGGCCCAGTTCAGAGACTTGTCCGAAAACGTCAACTCCCGCGCCATGTGGTGGGCGGTCATTCAGATCATCGTGCTCGCTACTACTTGTGTCTGGCAGATGAAACACCTAGGCTCTTTCTTCGTCAAGCAGAAGGTGCTATAG
- the SWD1 gene encoding COMPASS subunit protein SWD1 (similar to Saccharomyces cerevisiae SWD1 (YAR003W); ancestral locus Anc_4.123), protein MNLLLQDPFSVLKEYPEKLTHTIQLPFKSTCLSFSRRGEYLAMGGINGMVMVYDMDTYRPIAVLGSEAGAHVRTVQCLAWHVSRGGRFLLSAGRDWTVKVWDIACPGRPHGEYKFSAPVWGGHWVESGPTKLQCVATVLEERFALFMDFTAGDHPPAVVPVMDAREGIDEGDAEGDHGYVLTSAVHPKFKDVVVTGSSKGWLKFYRILDGTPASFQLVYSERIASSNIKHVVICENGDRMAINCSDRTIRQYSLHLEAESSTTIRVEMELEHRYQDVINKLQWNCIIFSNKSGDYLVASPHGSSTHELYLWETHSGSLVRVLEGAEEELMDIDWNFYTMSIASIGFESGDIYVWSLIVPPKWSALAPDFEEVEENIEYLEKEDEFDQVDEQANTDDRLQEETDVPIDLTAGERYDVRGNDLLYRQFPFPVDYQRILMVNQNSRIH, encoded by the coding sequence ATGAATCTGTTGCTGCAGGACCCATTCAGTGTGCTGAAGGAGTACCCTGAGAAACTGACGCACACGATCCAGCTACCCTTCAAGTCCACGTGTCTCAGCTTCAGCAGGCGCGGCGAGTACCTTGCGATGGGCGGGATCAACGGGATGGTGATGGTGTACGACATGGACACGTACCGACCCATTGCCGTGCTTGGGTCCGAGGCTGGTGCACATGTGCGGACCGTGCAGTGTCTTGCGTGGCATGTCTCCAGGGGCGGTCGGTTCCTGCTCAGCGCGGGGAGGGACTGGACGGTGAAAGTGTGGGACATTGCTTGTCCTGGGAGGCCGCACGGTGAGTACAAGTTCAGTGCTCCCGTATGGGGCGGGCACTGGGTGGAGAGTGGTCCGACGAAGTTGCAATGCGTCGCGACGGTTTTGGAGGAGCGGTTTGCGCTGTTTATGGACTTCACCGCAGGGGACCACCCACCAGCAGTTGTGCCCGTGATGGATGCACGCGAGGGTATCGATGAGGGTGATGCGGAGGGCGACCACGGGTACGTGTTGACGAGTGCTGTGCACCCGAAATTCAAGGACGTTGTGGTGACGGGCAGTTCGAAGGGGTGGCTGAAGTTCTACCGGATCCTGGACGGCACTCCTGCGTCCTTCCAGTTGGTGTACAGCGAGCGAATTGCGAGCTCCAACATCAAACACGTTGTGATTTGCGAGAACGGCGACCGTATGGCGATCAACTGCTCGGACAGAACGATCAGACAGTACTCGCTGCATTTGGAGGCAGAGTCCTCCACGACGATACGAGTCGAAATGGAACTCGAGCACAGGTACCAAGACGTGATCAACAAGCTGCAGTGGAACTGCATCATCTTCAGCAACAAGTCCGGGGACTACCTCGTTGCGTCGCCGCACGGGTCGTCCACGCATGAACTGTACCTGTGGGAGACCCACTCTGGGTCCCTAGTGCGCGTGCTCGAGGGAGCCGAGGAGGAGCTCATGGACATTGACTGGAACTTCTACACGATGTCAATTGCGAGCATCGGGTTCGAGAGCGGCGACATCTACGTGTGGTCGCTCATCGTGCCGCCCAAATGGAGCGCTTTGGCCCCGGACTTCGAGGAGGTCGAGGAGAACATCGAATACCTCGAGAAAgaggacgagttcgacCAGGTGGACGAGCAGGCGAACACGGACGACCGTCTCCAGGAGGAGACCGACGTGCCCATCGACTTAACCGCCGGCGAACGCTACGACGTCAGGGGGAACGACCTCCTCTACAGACAGTTCCCGTTCCCAGTGGACTACCAGCGGATCCTCATGGTCAACCAGAACAGCAGAATCCACTGA